AATAGGATATTCTATATCTATAACCTTTTTTGTCATCGGATTAACTGCATGAAAGGTATCAATAGCATCAGCCTCTCTCCACTCTCCTGCAAGAAGGATGGGTTGTGATTTTCTAAAAGGCATCCATAGCCTCCTTTAAATTCTGATTTGATTCATATAAAATGAAAAAATAAATCTGAGGATATTTTTGACGAAAAAGCTGTCTCGCAAAACTTATTTAACCAAAATCTAAAGATTCTCTTTATATAACTGGTTTGAGATGAATTGTTCAATTTAGATTTGGTGCCGAAGAGGGGACTCGAACCCCTACAGGCTTACGCCCACTAGACCCTGAACCTAGCGCGTCTACCAATTCCGCCACTTCGGCAACCAGAAATATTTTACACAATTTTCAGATCTAATCAATCTTTTCTTTCAGTTTTCTCCTCAATCTTGGTTTTTCTTTTTATGAAATAGGAATGATCTTCTCCAGGAAATTGATTAATCCTCAGTTAGCCTTTTTTCTTTAATATCTTGAAGTTCTCTAAAAGAGATATGTTCTGTCCATAAAAATATAAATCCTAAGGTTACTATAGGTATGAAAAAAGCGGCGTGCATGACTATGGCAGCACTCAAGGCCACTTCTTTAGAGACACCAAAAAAGGCCAAACCGATTACGCTGGCTGCATGAAAAGTTCCTATAAAACCTGGAGAAGAAGGTATCATCACTCCAATGGCTTGCATAACCACTAAAAAAAATGGAGCGTATAGGGGGAGGTTTAAATGAAATGAAACAAATACAATATAATTGACAATAACAACGGTTAACCAGAGGAGTGCAGAAAGAAATATTATGGGAAAGAACTGTCTCCCTCCCTCTAGTATCTGAAGGCCAGACTCAAAGGAATCTAAAATTTGAAGTAATCTATTGAGGACGCGGTCGGGCAGAAAAAAGAAAATGGTTCTAAACCACCTGTTCACCCTTGATTTATTCAACCTCAACAAAATTAAGATGCCAAGAATAAATAGATAGAATACAAATGAAAGGTACCCGGCAGTTTTTAAATGCTTCCCTATAAAACCCATTTCTTCAGGAAAATTGACAAAGGTAAGGATTAAGATTAATATTGAAAGAATGGTAAAACCATCCAACAGCCTTTCAACCACAATCGTCGCAAAGGAAGCACTTTTACTAATTCTCTCTTTATAGCCCAAAACAAAGGCCCTTACAAATTCCCCCATCCTTACTGGAAGAACCATATTCGCCATAAAACCAATAGATGTAGCAGAAAAAAGGCTTTTTACTCGAATCTTTTTTACTGGCTTTATAAGGTACTGCCATCGAAGCGACCTTATGAGGAGGTTTAATACAAATAACAAAAAAATAGGGATCAGAAATATATAACTGGCAGACTTTAAGGCAGTGCCTAATTCTTTGAAATCAAGTCTATAGACAATAAAAAAAACAAAGATGGCGCTTATTAATATTCCAAACCAAAAACTTTTCTTCATTATTAATGTCCCTTTCTAAGTCTCTCTCCCGAGAATGTTTTTAGCTACTTCTATATCTTTTGATATTTGATTCACTAATTCTTTCTTTGTTTCAAAAAATTCTTCTCCTCTGATTCTTGCTATAAAGCTAATCTCAATCGATTCTCCATAAATTATTTCGTGAAAATCGAATAGATGTGCCTCAATAAGAAGGGTATCCCTATGAAAAGTGGGGTTAAAACCAATATAGCTCACCCCATTATATATTTTATTATACAACTTTATCTTTGCAGCATATACACCAACAGAAGGAATCAAAAAACCTGATAACTGAATATTAGCTGTTGGAAAGCCCAATTTCATTCCTCTTTTAGCACCATAGATTACCTTACCCCTTATAGAATGGTACCTTCCTAAGAAGACTTTCCCGTCTTCTACCTTCCCTTTTGTAACAAGTTTTCTTATATTGGAACTGCTCACAATTTTTTGACCTATTCTGAATGATCTTACGATGTTGACCTTGAATCCAAACTCTTTTCCTAATTCTAATAGGGTTTTGGAATCGCCCTCCTTTCCTCGACCAAAGGTAAAATTTTTTCCTACAAAAACTTCTTTAGTCCCTATCTCTTTGCAGATAACATCCTTTGCAAAAGATCTTGCCCTCATCTTTGAAAATTGTTTGGTAAAATTAACGCTAATTAATATCTCTATACCACAATTCTTTATTAATTCTGCTTTTTTTTGAAAGGATGTAATAAGAGGCGGACATTTTTCAGGGGTTAAAACCCTTAAGGGATGGGGTTGAAAGGTTAATGCTATAGGAATTCCTTTTATCTTATTTGCTTCTTTTACTGTACTTTTAAGGATAGTCTGATGTCCAAGATGTACCCCATCAAAGTTTCCAATAGCAAGAACAGGTTTTCTGATCCTCTCTTTAAGCTTTTCATAATTTGTTATTATTTTCATTAATTTTAAATAAAAATATATTACATCATCTGATATACAATTAAGACCATCGTGAAATTCAACACAGTTATAAACCTTTTTTGAGAATGGTCTTTTAAATTCCTTTTCGTCTTATCTCTAAGTATATTCTTTCATTTAAAAGTCAAAACAGTAACATAATCTTGTTAATTTTGTCAATATCAAAGGATTTTTGTTTACAATATAAGACAAAAATCTCTGTGTTTAAAACTTCTCTTTATTGATGACCTTTGTTTTAATTTGAATAAATTCATTGACACAAGCTTCTCAAATTTTTATAATATGACTGAACAGTCAGTCACTTATTATGGGAGTGAAAGATATGAAACATTTTAAGAAGAAATCAGACATACAGATTTCAAAAAGAAGAGAGATTTTCCAGGCTGCTGAAAAGATTTTTGCAGAAAAAGGCTTTCAAAATACTACAGTAGACGAAATTGCAAAGATTGCCAATATTGGGAAAGGGACTGTCTATATTTATTTCAAAAACAAACTGGAACTATTCCTTTCTCTAATAGAGGAAAGGGTAGAAAATATTTTTTCTATTACCTCAAAAGTTCTAACAGAAAAAAGAGATTTTTTAAAAAGATTGGAAAATCTTGTTAATGCCCAGTTTGCTTTTTATCAAGAAAATGAAGATTTTTTTAAGATATTCTCTTCTGAAAGGAGTCGGTTTTTTGCTGAGGTAAAGATCGAATTAAAAAAAGAGATAATAAAAAAGTACCAATCGCATATTGACCTGATTGCCAAGTTTATCCAAGAAGGAGTAGATAAAAATATTTTAAAGAATCTGGATTCTAAAATGGTATCTGTTTCTCTCGCAGGATTAATTCATGCCTTTATGCTGCAATGGATAATGATTGGCGAGACATATAATCTAGTTGATAATACATCATTTGTAGTAAACCTTTTTTTAGAGGGTGTAAAAAAATAATTTTTTAAGGAGGGAGTTATGAGAAAAATATACTTAATCACCAAAATCTTTCAAAAATTTCTATCCATATCTCTATTATTTATTCTTTTGTCTCCTAAAATCACCTGGGCTCAAGAGATGAATACCGACAAAAAAACAAAATTTACTCCTTTAGGAACAGAAAAGAAACTCTCTTTATCTATAAAAGACGCTATTGTTAAGGCACTAGAAAATAATATAGACATTGCCATAGAGAGATTTAACCCAAAGATTCAGGAAACAGACATCACTAAAGAAAAATCAGCATTTGATCCTGTCTTTTCAATGAGTATTGACAAGGCTGATGAGATTACCCCTTCTACTGCTCGAACAATCCGGTTTGGAGGACCTCCTACTGTTGATGCTGAAACAAATACCTTCAAAGGCAATATTACTCAGAAATTTGTCACTGGAACTGAAACAAGCTTAGAAGTTAATAACTTTAGAAATGCGGATACGTTTAATAATTTTGCGTCTGAATATGAAACCGATATTAGCCTAAAACTTGCCCAACCCCTACTGAGAAACTTCTGGGTAGATGTAAATAAAACGGACATCTACATAGCTCAGAACAATAAAGCTATTTCTGATGATACCTTTCGTGAGCAGGTCATAAAGATTATATCCGATGTTCAAAAGACATATTGGGAGTTGGTCTTCAGGATCGAAGACCTTCAGGCAAAACAGAAGTCTTTAGGATTAGCCAAAGAATTCTTAGAGAGAGGTAAAATCCAGGTCGAGGCTGGAACACTTGCGCCATTAGAGATCGTTCAGGGAGAGGCAAGGGTAGCTGTAAGAGAAGAGGATGTCATTGTTGCTGAGGATGCTATAAAAGATGCGGAAGACAGACTTAAAAGAATTTTAAATCTCTCTAGTAAATTTGATGAATGGGATATTTCTGTTGTTCCCATAGATAAACCTTCCTTTGAAACCATAGATATATCTTTATCCGAAAGCGTAAAAGAGGCACTTCAAAACAGGCCTGATTATGCGAGGATAAAAAAGAATTTAGAAAATACAAAAATACAGATGAGATTTGCTAAAAATCAGTTGCTTCCGAAATTAGACTTTGTAGCTAAAGGGGGCTATAATGCTCTAGAAGGAAACTTGGGAAACTCTGTTGATGAGCTATCTTCCACCAACAATCCCTTTTGGAGTTTAGGGGTAGAGATAGAAATACCTATAGGCAATAGGCAAGCGAGGAGTCAATATACCAGAAGACGATTAGAAATCCAGCAGGCCAAGATGGATATAAATAATCTTGAGCTACAAATCTTTGAAGAGGTAAGAAATGCTGTTCGACAGATACAAACAGATACAAAAAGGGTTCATGCAACAAAGGTTGCAAGAATCTTAGCCCAAAAACAGCTAGAAGTTGAAGAAAAAAAATTAGAAGTAGGGATGTCCACGTCTTTTTTTGTTTTGGATTTTCAGGAAAAACTGTCAGTTGCACTCAGTAACGAAGCTCAGGCCATAACAGACTATAACAAATCCGTAGCAGAGCTTTATAGAATACTCGGAACAACCTTGGAAAAGAATAATATCGTCTTAGAGAAATCAAAAATTTAAATGAAAAAGTTAATGGGATTAGATATCGGAGATAAGAATATAGGTATTGCTGTAAGTGACGGGCTTGGGATAACAGCACAAGCTCTTACCACTCTCAAAAGAAAGAACATCAATGTTGATATTGCGTCTTTAAAAGTAATTATTGAGAAATATGATGTTGGAGAAATTATTATAGGCTTCCCTAAAAATATGGATGGAAGTATAGGGCATCAGGCAAAAAAAGTAATTCATTTTACGGAACAATTAAAGAAAAGCCTCAATATTCCAATAATTTTTTGGGATGAGAGGCTTACAACCGTTATGGCAACTAAGGTCATGATTGAAGGAGACCTCAGCAGAAAAAAGAGAAAAAAAAGGATTGATAAAATAGCTGCACAATTAATTCTTCAAAACTATTTAGATCGAAAAAAGTTCTTTTCTAAATCAGAGGAAAATGAAAAATAAAAAAAGACAAATTATACCTCTACTATTGATATTTTTGTCCATAGTTGTCTTCATCAGTATGGCCTATATTGATATATCCGTAAATACCCCTCAAAGTTCTTTTAAACAAATAAAAAAGGTCGAAATACCTAAAGGGTATAGTTTGAAAAAAATAGCCCGTCTTCTAAATGAACAAAACCTTATTAAAAATTACTCTATATTTATTACATCAGCCTATTTAAGGGGAATTTCTAACAAATTAAAGTCAGGAGAATATGAGCTATCTACAGATATGACTCCATTAGAAATCATGGAAAAATTATATAAAGGGGAAATTGTATACTATAAGATAACTATCCCCGAAGGTTACAATATAAAAAACATTGCAAACCTATTAGAGAAAAACGAATTGATAAATAAAGAAAAGTTTATCTCCTTAACTCAAGATAGAGAGTTTTTATCCTCTTTAGGAAT
This DNA window, taken from Nitrospinota bacterium, encodes the following:
- a CDS encoding bifunctional riboflavin kinase/FAD synthetase encodes the protein MKIITNYEKLKERIRKPVLAIGNFDGVHLGHQTILKSTVKEANKIKGIPIALTFQPHPLRVLTPEKCPPLITSFQKKAELIKNCGIEILISVNFTKQFSKMRARSFAKDVICKEIGTKEVFVGKNFTFGRGKEGDSKTLLELGKEFGFKVNIVRSFRIGQKIVSSSNIRKLVTKGKVEDGKVFLGRYHSIRGKVIYGAKRGMKLGFPTANIQLSGFLIPSVGVYAAKIKLYNKIYNGVSYIGFNPTFHRDTLLIEAHLFDFHEIIYGESIEISFIARIRGEEFFETKKELVNQISKDIEVAKNILGRET
- a CDS encoding TolC family protein; the protein is MRKIYLITKIFQKFLSISLLFILLSPKITWAQEMNTDKKTKFTPLGTEKKLSLSIKDAIVKALENNIDIAIERFNPKIQETDITKEKSAFDPVFSMSIDKADEITPSTARTIRFGGPPTVDAETNTFKGNITQKFVTGTETSLEVNNFRNADTFNNFASEYETDISLKLAQPLLRNFWVDVNKTDIYIAQNNKAISDDTFREQVIKIISDVQKTYWELVFRIEDLQAKQKSLGLAKEFLERGKIQVEAGTLAPLEIVQGEARVAVREEDVIVAEDAIKDAEDRLKRILNLSSKFDEWDISVVPIDKPSFETIDISLSESVKEALQNRPDYARIKKNLENTKIQMRFAKNQLLPKLDFVAKGGYNALEGNLGNSVDELSSTNNPFWSLGVEIEIPIGNRQARSQYTRRRLEIQQAKMDINNLELQIFEEVRNAVRQIQTDTKRVHATKVARILAQKQLEVEEKKLEVGMSTSFFVLDFQEKLSVALSNEAQAITDYNKSVAELYRILGTTLEKNNIVLEKSKI
- a CDS encoding TetR/AcrR family transcriptional regulator, encoding MKHFKKKSDIQISKRREIFQAAEKIFAEKGFQNTTVDEIAKIANIGKGTVYIYFKNKLELFLSLIEERVENIFSITSKVLTEKRDFLKRLENLVNAQFAFYQENEDFFKIFSSERSRFFAEVKIELKKEIIKKYQSHIDLIAKFIQEGVDKNILKNLDSKMVSVSLAGLIHAFMLQWIMIGETYNLVDNTSFVVNLFLEGVKK
- a CDS encoding lysylphosphatidylglycerol synthase transmembrane domain-containing protein; its protein translation is MKKSFWFGILISAIFVFFIVYRLDFKELGTALKSASYIFLIPIFLLFVLNLLIRSLRWQYLIKPVKKIRVKSLFSATSIGFMANMVLPVRMGEFVRAFVLGYKERISKSASFATIVVERLLDGFTILSILILILTFVNFPEEMGFIGKHLKTAGYLSFVFYLFILGILILLRLNKSRVNRWFRTIFFFLPDRVLNRLLQILDSFESGLQILEGGRQFFPIIFLSALLWLTVVIVNYIVFVSFHLNLPLYAPFFLVVMQAIGVMIPSSPGFIGTFHAASVIGLAFFGVSKEVALSAAIVMHAAFFIPIVTLGFIFLWTEHISFRELQDIKEKRLTED
- the ruvX gene encoding Holliday junction resolvase RuvX, yielding MKKLMGLDIGDKNIGIAVSDGLGITAQALTTLKRKNINVDIASLKVIIEKYDVGEIIIGFPKNMDGSIGHQAKKVIHFTEQLKKSLNIPIIFWDERLTTVMATKVMIEGDLSRKKRKKRIDKIAAQLILQNYLDRKKFFSKSEENEK